A window of Deinococcus malanensis contains these coding sequences:
- a CDS encoding excalibur calcium-binding domain-containing protein, whose product MYANCAAVRVAGAAPIRAGQPGYSTKLDRDRDGIGCE is encoded by the coding sequence ATGTACGCGAACTGCGCGGCAGTGCGAGTTGCAGGTGCGGCACCCATCAGAGCCGGACAGCCTGGGTACAGCACGAAGCTGGACCGGGACCGTGACGGCATCGGCTGCGAGTGA
- a CDS encoding IS5 family transposase: protein MSFVSDPLWTLIKPLLPISLERPKGGRPRIADRLALEGILFVLHTGISWRFLPQQLGYGSGMTCWRRLLEWQQAGIWADLHRCVLDHLHAAGVVDWSHASLDSASVPAPCGGKQTGRDPTNRGKLGTKRHLVVDRSGLPLAVVISASNVHDSKMLEAAIDAVPGLRNGKGGQPRKRPTKLHADKGYDYTRCRHALYVRGIVPGIARRGVDFSGSLGPVRWVVERTLSWLNRFRRLKLRTRRH, encoded by the coding sequence ATGTCTTTTGTCTCCGACCCACTATGGACGTTGATCAAGCCTCTGCTACCCATTTCACTGGAAAGACCAAAAGGCGGCCGACCACGCATCGCTGACCGCCTGGCCCTCGAAGGCATCCTCTTCGTCCTACACACTGGGATTTCGTGGCGCTTCCTGCCACAACAACTGGGGTACGGCAGCGGCATGACCTGCTGGCGGCGACTCCTGGAATGGCAACAGGCCGGCATCTGGGCAGACCTCCACCGCTGTGTCCTGGATCACCTGCATGCTGCTGGCGTCGTCGATTGGTCACACGCCTCTCTTGACTCTGCGAGTGTCCCGGCGCCTTGCGGAGGAAAGCAAACCGGGCGAGATCCCACGAACCGTGGCAAACTCGGCACCAAGCGGCACCTCGTGGTCGACAGAAGCGGACTTCCTCTTGCCGTAGTCATTTCTGCGTCCAACGTGCATGACAGCAAAATGCTGGAGGCAGCGATTGACGCTGTCCCTGGTCTACGGAATGGAAAGGGTGGCCAGCCGAGAAAGCGCCCCACGAAGCTCCACGCGGACAAAGGGTATGACTACACCAGGTGCCGACATGCCCTGTACGTTCGGGGGATCGTGCCCGGTATTGCGCGACGTGGCGTGGACTTCAGCGGGTCTCTCGGTCCGGTGAGGTGGGTGGTGGAGCGCACGTTGAGCTGGCTCAACCGGTTTAGGCGTCTTAAATTGCGTACACGAAGGCACTGA